In Prunus dulcis chromosome 1, ALMONDv2, whole genome shotgun sequence, the following are encoded in one genomic region:
- the LOC117623498 gene encoding pleiotropic drug resistance protein 1-like isoform X2 — protein sequence MESGGGGDIYRVSSARLSSSNIWRNSAMDVFSKSSHDEDDEEALKWAAIEKLPTYLRIRRGILTEAEGQAREIDIKNLGSLERKSVLERLVKTADEDNEKFLLKLKDRINRVGLDIPTIEVRFEHLSVEAEAYVGGRALPTIFNFCVNILEGFLNFVHVLPSRKQPLPILDDVSGIIKPRRMTLLLGPPSSGKTTLLLALAGKLAKELKFSGRVAYNGHGMEEFVPERTSAYISQHDLHIGEMTVRETLAFSARCQGVGPRYEMLAELSRREKAANIMPDADLDIYMKAASLEGQETNVVTDYILKILGLEVCADIMVGDEMVRGISGGQKKRVTTGEMLVGPARALFMDEISTGLDSSTTFQIVNSLRQSIHILSGTALISLLQPAPETYDLFDDIILLSDGQIVYQGPRENVLEFFEHMGFKCPERKGVADFLQEVTSKKDQEQYWAQKEEPYNFISSKEFAEAFQSFHIGRKLGDELATPFDKSKGHPAALTTMKYGVSKKELLKACISREYLLMKRNSFVYIFKMTQLTLMAFITMTLFLRTKMHRDTVADGGIYMGAMFFTIIMIMFNGFSELAMTIMKLPVFFKQRDLLFYPSWAYSLPTWILKIPITFIECAVWVVMTYYVIGFDPNIERFFKQYLLLLCLNQMASGLFRFMGALGRNIIVANTFGSFALLAVLVMGGFILSREDVQKWWLWGYWVSPMMYGQNAIAVNEFLGKSWSHVPPNSTESLGIMVLKSRGVFIEPYWYWIGVGATIGYIFLFNFFYTLALQYLDRKYLPMHICIFAFGKPQAILSKEALAEKTSGRTGDSIELSSRGKNSSGRNESRRSVSSRTLSARVGSITEANENRKRGMVLPFEPLWITFDEITYAVDMPEEMKTQGVTEDRLKLLKGVSGAFRPGVLTALMGISGAGKTTLMDVLAGRKTGGYIEGNITISGHPKKQETFARISGYCEQTDIHSPHVTVYESLVYSAWLRLPPEVDSSTRKMFVEEVMELVELTSIREALVGLPGVNGLSTEQRKRLTIAVELVANPSIIFMDEPTSGLDARAAAIVMRTVRNTVDTGRTVVCTIHQPSIDIFDAFDELFLLKRGGEEIYVGPLGRHSTHLIKYFEEIDGVPKIKDGYNPATWMLDITAAAQEAALGVNFTEIYKNSELYGRNKALIKDLSTPPGGSKDLYFPTQYSQSFFSQCMACLWKQHLSYWRNPPYSAVRLLFTTFIALMFGTIFWDLGSKRRSQQDLFNAMGSMYAAVLFIGVQNASSVQPVVAIERTVFYRERAAGMYSALPYAFGQVVIELPYIFVQTIIYGVIVYAMIGFDWTVSKFLWYLFFMYFTFLYFTFYGMMTVAVTPNHNIAAIVSSAFYAIWNLFSGFIIPRTRMPIWWRWYYWICPVSYTLYGLVASQFGDIKEIFDSGESAGKSVEHFVKDYFGYRQDFLGVVAAVHVGICVLFGFTFAFSIKVFNFQKR from the exons ATGGagagtggaggtggtggtgatatATACAGAGTGAGCAGTGCACGTTTGAGCAGTTCAAATATATGGAGGAACAGTGCCATGGATGTTTTCTCCAAGTCTTCCCACGATGAAGACGATGAAGAAGCTCTGAAATGGGCAGCCATTGAGAAGCTGCCTACTTATTTGCGTATCAGAAGAGGCATACTTACTGAGGCAGAAGGCCAAGCCAGAGAGATTGATATCAAGAATCTTGGGTCGCTAGAGAGAAAGAGTGTTTTGGAGAGGCTGGTTAAAACTGCAGATGAAGATAATGAGAAGTTCTTGTTGAAGCTTAAGGACCGGATTAATAG GGTTGGACTGGATATTCCAACAATTGAAGTCCGGTTTGAGCATTTGAGTGTTGAAGCAGAAGCTTATGTGGGAGGCAGGGCCTTGCCTACAATATTCAACTTTTGTGTTAACATTCTGGAG gGGTTCCTGAATTTTGTTCACGTTCTTCCAAGTAGAAAGCAACCATTACCAATCCTTGATGATGTTAGTGGAATTATCAAACCAAGAAG AATGACACTGCTTTTAGGACCCCCAAGCTCTGGAAAAACCACATTGCTATTGGCTTTGGCTGGAAAACTTGCTAAAGAACTAAAA TTTTCTGGGAGAGTTGCATATAACGGACATGGGATGGAAGAGTTTGTCCCGGAGAGGACATCGGCTTATATCAGTCAGCATGATCTCCACATAGGAGAAATGACAGTGAGAGAAACACTGGCTTTTTCAGCAAGATGCCAAGGGGTCGGACCACGTTATG aaatgtTGGCAGAATTATCAAGGAGAGAAAAGGCTGCAAATATCATGCCAGATGCGGATCTAGATATCTACATGAAG GCAGCATCACTAGAAGGACAAGAGACCAACGTAGTTACAGATTATATACTCAAG ATTTTGGGACTTGAGGTTTGCGCCGACATCATGGTGGGGGATGAAATGGTACGAGGTATTTCTGGTGGGCAAAAGAAGCGAGTCACGACAG GGGAGATGCTTGTCGGACCAGCAAGAGCACTTTTTATGGATGAGATATCAACTGGTTTAGACAGTTCAACAACATTTCAGATAGTGAATTCACTCAGACAGTCCATCCACATCCTGAGTGGAACTGCTCTTATCTCTCTTCTCCAACCAGCACCAGAAACTTATGATTTATTTGATGACATAATTCTGCTGTCTGATGGACAAATCGTATACCAAGGTCCCCGAGAGAATGTGCTCGAGTTCTTCGAGCACATGGGCTTCAAATGTCCAGAGAGGAAAGGAGTAGCTGACTTCCTACAAGAA GTGACATCAAAGAAAGATCAGGAGCAGTACTGGGCACAGAAAGAAGAGCCATATAATTTTATATCTTCTAAGGAATTTGCTGAAGCATTTCAGTCATTTCATATCGGTCGAAAACTCGGTGATGAGCTTGCTACTCCATTTGACAAGTCCAAAGGTCACCCTGCAGCTTTAACAACTATGAAGTATGGTGTTAGCAAGAAGGAACTGCTCAAAGCTTGTATTTCTAGAGAATATTTGCTTATGAAGAGGAATTCGTTTGTCtacattttcaaaatgaccCAG CTCACTCTAATGGCTTTTATAACAATGACGCTATTTCTCCGGACTAAGATGCACCGGGATACAGTTGCGGATGGGGGTATTTACATGGGTGCTATGTTCTTTACAATCATCATGATTATGTTTAACGGGTTCTCGGAGCTTGCCATGACTATCATGAAACTTCCTGTATTTTTCAAGCAAAGGGACCTTCTCTTCTATCCTTCATGGGCATACTCTTTACCAACATGGATCCTTAAGATCCCTATCACCTTCATAGAATGTGCTGTTTGGGTGGTCATGACATACTATGTAATTGGTTTCGATCCCAACATCGAAAg GTTTTTCAAGCAATACCTTTTACTCCTATGCCTTAACCAGATGGCATCAGGACTATTCAGATTTATGGGGGCATTAGGGAGGAATATAATTGTTGCAAACACATTCGGGTCTTTTGCATTACTTGCAGTTCTAGTTATGGGTGGCTTTATCTTGTCACGAG aGGATGTGCAGAAGTGGTGGTTATGGGGTTACTGGGTCTCACCAATGATGTACGGCCAGAACGCTATAGCTGTCAATGAATTTCTAGGAAAGAGTTGGAGCCAT GTTCCTCCTAATTCGACAGAATCATTAGGAATTATGGTCTTGAAGTCTCGCGGGGTTTTCATTGAACCATACTGGTACTGGATTGGAGTAGGAGCTACAATTGGATACATTTTTCTGTTCAATTTCTTCTACACTTTGGCCTTACAATATCTTGATCGTAAGTACCTACCTAtgcatatatgtatttttg CATTTGGGAAGCCTCAGGCAATACTATCCAAAGAGGCCTTAGCCGAGAAAACTAGTGGTAGAACTGGAGATTCCATTGAGCTATCATCACGGGGAAAGAACTCTTCTGGTAG GAACGAAAGTCGAAGAAGTGTATCATCCAGAACATTGTCGGCGAGAGTGGGCAGCATTACTGAAGCCAACGAAAACAGGAAGCGCGGAATGGTTCTTCCTTTCGAACCTCTTTGGATTACGTTTGATGAAATCACATATGCTGTTGACATGCCCGAG GAAATGAAAACTCAAGGTGTAACTGAGGATCGGCTAAAGCTTCTGAAGGGTGTGAGTGGTGCTTTTAGGCCAGGAGTCTTAACAGCTCTAATGGGCATTAGTGGTGCTGGAAAGACTACTCTAATGGATGTCTTGGCAGGAAGGAAAACAGGTGGATATATTGAGGGAAACATCACAATATCTGGGCATCcaaaaaagcaagaaacatTTGCTCGCATATCGGGATATTGTGAGCAAACTGATATACACTCTCCTCATGTTACGGTTTACGAGTCTTTGGTTTATTCTGCATGGCTCCGGTTGCCTCCTGAGGTTGATTCCTCAACAAGAAAG ATGTTTGTTGAGGAGGTCATGGAGCTTGTAGAACTGACCTCGATAAGGGAAGCGCTTGTTGGATTGCCTGGAGTGAATGGTCTCTCAACCGAGCAGCGCAAAAGGCTAACGATTGCAGTAGAGCTTGTTGCCAATCCATCCATTATATTTATGGATGAGCCAACCTCTGGCCTCGATGCCAGGGCAGCGGCAATTGTAATGAGAACAGTGAGGAATACAGTGGACACTGGGAGAACTGTAGTATGCACCATCCACCAGCCAAGCATCGACATCTTTGATGCTTTCGATGAG CTGTTTCTTTTGAAAAGGGGAGGTGAAGAAATATACGTGGGTCCTTTGGGCCGCCATTCTACCCATTTGATCAAGTACTTTGAG GAAATTGATGGAGTTCCTAAAATTAAAGATGGTTACAATCCCGCGACTTGGATGTTAGACATTACTGCAGCAGCACAAGAAGCAGCTCTTGGTGTCAACTTCACCGAAATATACAAGAACTCAGAACTCTATGG GAGAAACAAAGCTCTGATCAAGGACCTTAGTACTCCTCCAGGAGGTTCAAAAGACTTGTACTTCCCTACTCAATACTCTCAGTCTTTCTTCAGCCAGTGTATGGCCTGTCTATGGAAACAACATCTATCATACTGGCGAAACCCGCCATACAGTGCAGTGAGACTCTTGTTCACAACTTTCATAGCTTTAATGTTCGGGACGATATTCTGGGATCTCGGCTCCAAAAG GAGAAGCCAACAAGACCTTTTCAATGCAATGGGTTCCATGTATGCTGCTGTTCTCTTCATTGGTGTACAAAATGCTTCATCAGTGCAGCCAGTTGTGGCTATTGAGAGGACAGTCTTTTACAGAGAAAGGGCAGCTGGAATGTACTCAGCCTTGCCATATGCCTTTGGACAG GTTGTGATTGAGCTCCCATACATTTTTGTTCAAACCATCATATACGGAGTTATAGTATACGCCATGATCGGATTTGATTGGACAGTGAGCAAATTTTTATGGTATCTCTTCTTCATGTACTTCACTTTCCTATACTTCACATTCTACGGCATGATGACCGTAGCCGTTACTCCCAACCACAACATTGCTGCCATAGTCTCCTCTGCCTTCTATGCTATATGGAACCTTTTCTCAGGATTCATCATTCCAAGAACG AGGATGCCGATTTGGTGGAGATGGTACTACTGGATTTGCCCTGTTTCGTACACACTGTATGGATTAGTTGCTTCACAGTTTGGAGACATTAAAGAAATATTTGATTCAGGTGAAAGTGCTGGTAAAAGTGTGGAACACTTTGTAAAGGACTACTTTGGCTACAGACAGGACTTTCTGGGAGTAGTTGCAGCCGTCCATGTCGGGATTTGCGTGCTCTTCGGCTTCACCTTTGCCTTCTCAATCAAGGTGTTCAACTTCCAAAAGAGATAA
- the LOC117623498 gene encoding pleiotropic drug resistance protein 1-like isoform X6 has product MDVFSKSSHDEDDEEALKWAAIEKLPTYLRIRRGILTEAEGQAREIDIKNLGSLERKSVLERLVKTADEDNEKFLLKLKDRINRVGLDIPTIEVRFEHLSVEAEAYVGGRALPTIFNFCVNILEGFLNFVHVLPSRKQPLPILDDVSGIIKPRRMTLLLGPPSSGKTTLLLALAGKLAKELKFSGRVAYNGHGMEEFVPERTSAYISQHDLHIGEMTVRETLAFSARCQGVGPRYEMLAELSRREKAANIMPDADLDIYMKAASLEGQETNVVTDYILKILGLEVCADIMVGDEMVRGISGGQKKRVTTGEMLVGPARALFMDEISTGLDSSTTFQIVNSLRQSIHILSGTALISLLQPAPETYDLFDDIILLSDGQIVYQGPRENVLEFFEHMGFKCPERKGVADFLQEVTSKKDQEQYWAQKEEPYNFISSKEFAEAFQSFHIGRKLGDELATPFDKSKGHPAALTTMKYGVSKKELLKACISREYLLMKRNSFVYIFKMTQLTLMAFITMTLFLRTKMHRDTVADGGIYMGAMFFTIIMIMFNGFSELAMTIMKLPVFFKQRDLLFYPSWAYSLPTWILKIPITFIECAVWVVMTYYVIGFDPNIERFFKQYLLLLCLNQMASGLFRFMGALGRNIIVANTFGSFALLAVLVMGGFILSREDVQKWWLWGYWVSPMMYGQNAIAVNEFLGKSWSHVPPNSTESLGIMVLKSRGVFIEPYWYWIGVGATIGYIFLFNFFYTLALQYLDPFGKPQAILSKEALAEKTSGRTGDSIELSSRGKNSSGRTLSARVGSITEANENRKRGMVLPFEPLWITFDEITYAVDMPEEMKTQGVTEDRLKLLKGVSGAFRPGVLTALMGISGAGKTTLMDVLAGRKTGGYIEGNITISGHPKKQETFARISGYCEQTDIHSPHVTVYESLVYSAWLRLPPEVDSSTRKMFVEEVMELVELTSIREALVGLPGVNGLSTEQRKRLTIAVELVANPSIIFMDEPTSGLDARAAAIVMRTVRNTVDTGRTVVCTIHQPSIDIFDAFDELFLLKRGGEEIYVGPLGRHSTHLIKYFEEIDGVPKIKDGYNPATWMLDITAAAQEAALGVNFTEIYKNSELYGRNKALIKDLSTPPGGSKDLYFPTQYSQSFFSQCMACLWKQHLSYWRNPPYSAVRLLFTTFIALMFGTIFWDLGSKRRSQQDLFNAMGSMYAAVLFIGVQNASSVQPVVAIERTVFYRERAAGMYSALPYAFGQVVIELPYIFVQTIIYGVIVYAMIGFDWTVSKFLWYLFFMYFTFLYFTFYGMMTVAVTPNHNIAAIVSSAFYAIWNLFSGFIIPRTRMPIWWRWYYWICPVSYTLYGLVASQFGDIKEIFDSGESAGKSVEHFVKDYFGYRQDFLGVVAAVHVGICVLFGFTFAFSIKVFNFQKR; this is encoded by the exons ATGGATGTTTTCTCCAAGTCTTCCCACGATGAAGACGATGAAGAAGCTCTGAAATGGGCAGCCATTGAGAAGCTGCCTACTTATTTGCGTATCAGAAGAGGCATACTTACTGAGGCAGAAGGCCAAGCCAGAGAGATTGATATCAAGAATCTTGGGTCGCTAGAGAGAAAGAGTGTTTTGGAGAGGCTGGTTAAAACTGCAGATGAAGATAATGAGAAGTTCTTGTTGAAGCTTAAGGACCGGATTAATAG GGTTGGACTGGATATTCCAACAATTGAAGTCCGGTTTGAGCATTTGAGTGTTGAAGCAGAAGCTTATGTGGGAGGCAGGGCCTTGCCTACAATATTCAACTTTTGTGTTAACATTCTGGAG gGGTTCCTGAATTTTGTTCACGTTCTTCCAAGTAGAAAGCAACCATTACCAATCCTTGATGATGTTAGTGGAATTATCAAACCAAGAAG AATGACACTGCTTTTAGGACCCCCAAGCTCTGGAAAAACCACATTGCTATTGGCTTTGGCTGGAAAACTTGCTAAAGAACTAAAA TTTTCTGGGAGAGTTGCATATAACGGACATGGGATGGAAGAGTTTGTCCCGGAGAGGACATCGGCTTATATCAGTCAGCATGATCTCCACATAGGAGAAATGACAGTGAGAGAAACACTGGCTTTTTCAGCAAGATGCCAAGGGGTCGGACCACGTTATG aaatgtTGGCAGAATTATCAAGGAGAGAAAAGGCTGCAAATATCATGCCAGATGCGGATCTAGATATCTACATGAAG GCAGCATCACTAGAAGGACAAGAGACCAACGTAGTTACAGATTATATACTCAAG ATTTTGGGACTTGAGGTTTGCGCCGACATCATGGTGGGGGATGAAATGGTACGAGGTATTTCTGGTGGGCAAAAGAAGCGAGTCACGACAG GGGAGATGCTTGTCGGACCAGCAAGAGCACTTTTTATGGATGAGATATCAACTGGTTTAGACAGTTCAACAACATTTCAGATAGTGAATTCACTCAGACAGTCCATCCACATCCTGAGTGGAACTGCTCTTATCTCTCTTCTCCAACCAGCACCAGAAACTTATGATTTATTTGATGACATAATTCTGCTGTCTGATGGACAAATCGTATACCAAGGTCCCCGAGAGAATGTGCTCGAGTTCTTCGAGCACATGGGCTTCAAATGTCCAGAGAGGAAAGGAGTAGCTGACTTCCTACAAGAA GTGACATCAAAGAAAGATCAGGAGCAGTACTGGGCACAGAAAGAAGAGCCATATAATTTTATATCTTCTAAGGAATTTGCTGAAGCATTTCAGTCATTTCATATCGGTCGAAAACTCGGTGATGAGCTTGCTACTCCATTTGACAAGTCCAAAGGTCACCCTGCAGCTTTAACAACTATGAAGTATGGTGTTAGCAAGAAGGAACTGCTCAAAGCTTGTATTTCTAGAGAATATTTGCTTATGAAGAGGAATTCGTTTGTCtacattttcaaaatgaccCAG CTCACTCTAATGGCTTTTATAACAATGACGCTATTTCTCCGGACTAAGATGCACCGGGATACAGTTGCGGATGGGGGTATTTACATGGGTGCTATGTTCTTTACAATCATCATGATTATGTTTAACGGGTTCTCGGAGCTTGCCATGACTATCATGAAACTTCCTGTATTTTTCAAGCAAAGGGACCTTCTCTTCTATCCTTCATGGGCATACTCTTTACCAACATGGATCCTTAAGATCCCTATCACCTTCATAGAATGTGCTGTTTGGGTGGTCATGACATACTATGTAATTGGTTTCGATCCCAACATCGAAAg GTTTTTCAAGCAATACCTTTTACTCCTATGCCTTAACCAGATGGCATCAGGACTATTCAGATTTATGGGGGCATTAGGGAGGAATATAATTGTTGCAAACACATTCGGGTCTTTTGCATTACTTGCAGTTCTAGTTATGGGTGGCTTTATCTTGTCACGAG aGGATGTGCAGAAGTGGTGGTTATGGGGTTACTGGGTCTCACCAATGATGTACGGCCAGAACGCTATAGCTGTCAATGAATTTCTAGGAAAGAGTTGGAGCCAT GTTCCTCCTAATTCGACAGAATCATTAGGAATTATGGTCTTGAAGTCTCGCGGGGTTTTCATTGAACCATACTGGTACTGGATTGGAGTAGGAGCTACAATTGGATACATTTTTCTGTTCAATTTCTTCTACACTTTGGCCTTACAATATCTTGATC CATTTGGGAAGCCTCAGGCAATACTATCCAAAGAGGCCTTAGCCGAGAAAACTAGTGGTAGAACTGGAGATTCCATTGAGCTATCATCACGGGGAAAGAACTCTTCTGGTAG AACATTGTCGGCGAGAGTGGGCAGCATTACTGAAGCCAACGAAAACAGGAAGCGCGGAATGGTTCTTCCTTTCGAACCTCTTTGGATTACGTTTGATGAAATCACATATGCTGTTGACATGCCCGAG GAAATGAAAACTCAAGGTGTAACTGAGGATCGGCTAAAGCTTCTGAAGGGTGTGAGTGGTGCTTTTAGGCCAGGAGTCTTAACAGCTCTAATGGGCATTAGTGGTGCTGGAAAGACTACTCTAATGGATGTCTTGGCAGGAAGGAAAACAGGTGGATATATTGAGGGAAACATCACAATATCTGGGCATCcaaaaaagcaagaaacatTTGCTCGCATATCGGGATATTGTGAGCAAACTGATATACACTCTCCTCATGTTACGGTTTACGAGTCTTTGGTTTATTCTGCATGGCTCCGGTTGCCTCCTGAGGTTGATTCCTCAACAAGAAAG ATGTTTGTTGAGGAGGTCATGGAGCTTGTAGAACTGACCTCGATAAGGGAAGCGCTTGTTGGATTGCCTGGAGTGAATGGTCTCTCAACCGAGCAGCGCAAAAGGCTAACGATTGCAGTAGAGCTTGTTGCCAATCCATCCATTATATTTATGGATGAGCCAACCTCTGGCCTCGATGCCAGGGCAGCGGCAATTGTAATGAGAACAGTGAGGAATACAGTGGACACTGGGAGAACTGTAGTATGCACCATCCACCAGCCAAGCATCGACATCTTTGATGCTTTCGATGAG CTGTTTCTTTTGAAAAGGGGAGGTGAAGAAATATACGTGGGTCCTTTGGGCCGCCATTCTACCCATTTGATCAAGTACTTTGAG GAAATTGATGGAGTTCCTAAAATTAAAGATGGTTACAATCCCGCGACTTGGATGTTAGACATTACTGCAGCAGCACAAGAAGCAGCTCTTGGTGTCAACTTCACCGAAATATACAAGAACTCAGAACTCTATGG GAGAAACAAAGCTCTGATCAAGGACCTTAGTACTCCTCCAGGAGGTTCAAAAGACTTGTACTTCCCTACTCAATACTCTCAGTCTTTCTTCAGCCAGTGTATGGCCTGTCTATGGAAACAACATCTATCATACTGGCGAAACCCGCCATACAGTGCAGTGAGACTCTTGTTCACAACTTTCATAGCTTTAATGTTCGGGACGATATTCTGGGATCTCGGCTCCAAAAG GAGAAGCCAACAAGACCTTTTCAATGCAATGGGTTCCATGTATGCTGCTGTTCTCTTCATTGGTGTACAAAATGCTTCATCAGTGCAGCCAGTTGTGGCTATTGAGAGGACAGTCTTTTACAGAGAAAGGGCAGCTGGAATGTACTCAGCCTTGCCATATGCCTTTGGACAG GTTGTGATTGAGCTCCCATACATTTTTGTTCAAACCATCATATACGGAGTTATAGTATACGCCATGATCGGATTTGATTGGACAGTGAGCAAATTTTTATGGTATCTCTTCTTCATGTACTTCACTTTCCTATACTTCACATTCTACGGCATGATGACCGTAGCCGTTACTCCCAACCACAACATTGCTGCCATAGTCTCCTCTGCCTTCTATGCTATATGGAACCTTTTCTCAGGATTCATCATTCCAAGAACG AGGATGCCGATTTGGTGGAGATGGTACTACTGGATTTGCCCTGTTTCGTACACACTGTATGGATTAGTTGCTTCACAGTTTGGAGACATTAAAGAAATATTTGATTCAGGTGAAAGTGCTGGTAAAAGTGTGGAACACTTTGTAAAGGACTACTTTGGCTACAGACAGGACTTTCTGGGAGTAGTTGCAGCCGTCCATGTCGGGATTTGCGTGCTCTTCGGCTTCACCTTTGCCTTCTCAATCAAGGTGTTCAACTTCCAAAAGAGATAA